One genomic window of Candidatus Woesearchaeota archaeon includes the following:
- a CDS encoding NapC/NirT family cytochrome c codes for NVYQEYKQTIHYTNRTGVRAVCSDCHVPKDWSHKMIRKIQASAEVWGKLVGTIDTKEKFEANRLRLAEHEWARMKASDSRECRNCHSFEGMDAEKQKLRGAKMHKIAQDEKQTCIDCHKGIAHHKPKGMKEDDE; via the coding sequence ACAACGTGTACCAGGAATACAAGCAGACCATTCACTACACCAATCGCACTGGTGTGCGTGCGGTCTGCTCGGATTGCCATGTACCCAAGGACTGGTCGCACAAGATGATTCGCAAGATTCAGGCAAGCGCCGAAGTCTGGGGCAAGTTGGTGGGCACTATTGACACCAAGGAAAAGTTTGAGGCAAACCGTTTGCGCTTGGCGGAACATGAATGGGCGCGGATGAAGGCCAGTGACTCCCGTGAGTGCCGCAATTGCCACAGTTTTGAGGGCATGGACGCTGAAAAACAAAAACTGCGTGGTGCGAAAATGCACAAAATTGCGCAGGACGAAAAACAAACCTGTATCGATTGCCACAAAGGCATCGCCCACCACAAGCCCAAGGGCATGAAGGAAGACGACGAGTAA